Within the Populus trichocarpa isolate Nisqually-1 chromosome 14, P.trichocarpa_v4.1, whole genome shotgun sequence genome, the region GCTGTAACTCAATTGTTAAGAAGCAGAGAATTCATGCTTTTTCGTTACTGTTCATGCAAttgcactgttcagtgaacagtgcaattacatgaacaattttttttttttttttttagtgtgttaaattttttaacagttttttttttaaaacaaaaaactagtTACACTCGTACtgtgatgtgaacaatatttttttcttgaaaaactagtatagagtgaattaaattcactcgcactgtaatatcaattttatacctgataatattttatctaattttattacacgctcaaatAATTATGCAAACTGTAGTttttatcggatgaattttgtatgtaatggaattataaatagtttaatggaataataaaaaatattttatataaagtattatttatttcatgatataataggagtaattaattttacaatatttaaatttaaaaccatcaatattaatatatattttttaaaattattttataatctcaatttcaaaagcatttttaaccaaacacattacactactttttcttcaacctcaatttcaaccacagttttaaccaaacacctattttttcaaatcaaccacaactaaaagtactttttataaaacaactttttttaaaccacaaccacaacagctaccgcaatacccaACACACTCTAAGAAAATTAGTTTGGGGAGATTCTAAACAGTTCATTCCAAGTTTCCGCACCTCATGATTGCTCTTATTGAATCATCGAAGtgaagattaatataaaaaataataaaaacattaaattatatttttgtccaaattgtaattgtaattctaaCAGAATCATTGGTTGCTGGTGCAATAAAtttgtagaagaaaaaaaacgttttttttttttatctttaggaCGGTGGTTATACTAATTCTTGGATTTTATGTGGTATATGGATAGCTCTTAGATATATCTTGaggccattttttttaaattggaacATGATTGTGCGTGTGTGAGAGTGTTTGATAGAgacctttttaaaaatatctaggGGTTAATTGAGACAAGAATAGTTTGTAAagggaaaatagaaaataattcaaacttgGAGGGGGTATTAAGAAAGGACAAAGTATTGAGGTCTTATTGCAATACCTCATAAACTTTATggagaaatttgaaatttaccCTAATTTAAACAGCATCGACCGAAACCGAATCCTATTAAACGGCAACGCTTCTGCCGAAAGCGTTGAGCCAGAGTCAGAAAGTCAATTTAGAACGACGAGGTGACAAAAGCGGAAGAGCAAAATTAGGGTTTCTGAAAAATCattgaagaatgaagaagaaaaatcccaGCAATAGAGAAGACGATAGGGAGAAAACCAATGGCCCAAAATCAATGGtgaacaaaaggaagaaaaacatgaaGAGATTAGGAGGAGCCGCCGGTCTTTCTCTTGAAGCGTTCGTTAATGCCAAGTCCAACACTTCCTCCTCCTTCTCCAATCCTGCCCTTATAAGTATGTATAGTTAtcgtttttttctaaattaaatggTTGGGTTTTGTTTAATGCTTGTTGAAAATGGTTGATCAGGCTCCCAACTTTAGTGGGTGTGCTTTTTTTCTgacattttttgttcttaaataaGACGTTTAGAAGATGTTGAACGTATACTTGGGGTAGTtcgatattttcaattttgttatgaAATGTGAGACgatctgctttttttttcttttttgacctCTTTTTCTCTGTTTCGCATCAGAGAAGCAAAGGGAGTTTTATAAGAATGCCAAGTACGTGAGCAAGTTTAAGAAAAAGTTGAAGCAACAACATCAGCCGAATGAGCTCCATTCAGATGTAAGACCATCAGAGGTGTGAGATCGTTTCTTTGGACctgaatcttttctttttttcttgcttcgcggaaaatatcttgtttgttttaataaataccATCATTGCAAAGTATTTCATCGTGTTCTTCTTATTATTAGATGATTATAGAGCTTCAATCTGGGCTCGTGTCCTAGATTGGAAATTGAGATTTTCACTGTAAGTTCCATTTGTTTTAGTGTGATTTAGTGAGAATTTATGTCTTGTTGATTAGAAATGCAGCGCGAATGGGTTctagaaattgaaaattttcagtgAAGTTTTTGGTGTATAATTGCTTTCAAGATTGACATGAAAGTCAAATTCGAACGAGTCATTTACAGTTTCAATTGCTTTTACAGGCTGAGAATGAAAATCGGGAAGGTAGCAAGATGATGAATAAGAATAAGAGGAGCAAGAATAGCTTGAAAGAATTGTATGAGAAACGGCgtgaagaggaagagaaggcAAGGATCGAAAGAGAGGCAATTCTAAAagcaaagaaggaagaaagagaaaggtCTGAGTCCCGTAGAAAAGCTGCGAGGGAGAAGATGTTCAAGAAGACCCGTCATGGTCAGCCTGTTATGAAGTACAGGATTGAGCATCTCTTGCAGTTAGTTCAAGGTTCCAATGGAAATTCAACTGACAAAAATCTCTAGTGTAGAGATGAGCTGACATGTCTTCTAGTTTTGCCTTGGCCACTTGCACCATGCTTGCTCCCTTGACTAAACAACTGGTGAAGTTTCGGAGTATTTAGTGATATTGCTTGAGATGAGATGATAGCAGGAAATTAACTTTATTCTAATCGAATCACAAGGCAAAGTACTCTGTTTACTCAAAATTCCAATGATTCATCGTGGTATTATCACAACCTTCATAGCAATAGCATGAACTACAATATGGAAGTATATTTAGGCATTTACTGGCACTAGAAATAAACAATTACGAAGTCTTTTGAGCAAAGAAAAACAGTACTACATGATTAACCAGGTACATAGAACCAAATTCTTCAGCCCTACCCGCGAAAGCAGATGACAAACTCGCACACATGTTCAGACTACGAGGAACCTGGCCGGAGTTGCAAAGAGGAGAACCGTTTCAAGCAACGCGATACAGCACCAAAGCTCGCCGAGGAGGTGGAGTACAAATGGCCATGAGGGCAAGAGCTATGACCAGTGCCATGACAAGTCCCATGAAATCGAGACCAACGCCATGATCTGCATGAAATTCAGAGCAAACAACTTTCCCCATGTTCGACAGTTGGGACACGGTCCTGAATCCTCTCTTCTCTTCCCAGATAGAAAAGAAACGCAGATGCAAGAAGGATATATtggcttttccttttctttgatttttatagcATAGAATTGAGAAGTATGGATCGGGGTTCgtttaatttccaatcaaaGTCAAGTCGTCGTGGAAAATGTTCACAGAGGCTGGCTTTTTTGAAGGATAGATATCTCTAGAAAATTCGAAGCTCGATGGCCATTGGACTTTGGGGTCCAGTAATTCAAACCGTAACGACCCCCAGCGTCGGTTTCAAGCTAAACATAAACacgtttttttcactttaaaaaactgtttttgaaaaaaaaaattattttctttactttgattttttttttgttttaaaataattttaatatattaatattaaaaataaattttatgtattttatatttttattttattattgacatTCTTGAAAGGATTTCTTAAACTTCAATTAATCTGAAActtcaaccaaaataaaataatatatcaaaatatttcttGCAAACTTTCAACAAAATTTAACAGATAAATTGAGAGTTATGTCCGTGTTATAAAACTAGATAATAGATAATTTTACGATAAAATCTGAACATGCatactatttgttttacttaaattatcaaaattttcaaagtaatttattaaaaacaagctCTCTTCAgtgattaatgttttttagtataaaatcataaattattttatttaaaatatcactctattattattattattatctcgatttataaaaaaaatatttttaaataattattttacccaattaaaaatttacacacataccaatttattattttatctcatttaAGTTAATATGTCGGAAATGTTCAtcttcaatcaaaataattttccttgtaatttatttttatttttttaaaatcgggGGTTTACAAACAGCATACTAGATAGTGTATTTCATGAGGTGAAATAGTCAAAATCAGCCATAATCATAGCAACAGAGGATATAATACAAGATGataatcataaatatattgaacGTGTGGCCATCAGCAACCAATAAAAGTGTTGGATGGGgggcttatttttttaattgcgcTGGTTGCACAGATATAgatgatttctttcctttcacttgccttgttatttgattttttaaaattaacatgaattttaaaaaaatattagaagaataacacgtttaaaaaaaaaaactaatgaaataatacaatttatatgTCATGGTTAAAAAATACGCCTTTCATAACTTGTTATTTATAAcattgacaattaaaaaaattatgaaatggattacatattagaaaagaaaagagaaataaaaaaaaaaaagaacttgggACATATCAAAACTTCAATTATGACATCAACACTACAatcaaaaaaatcttgatatgaATAATTCAAGGACAACAAGGAAAGCTATTAACAATAACCTGAGTATGTCACGTTTGTCGTTTAAAGATGGCAAAGTAACTCACTTACTTTTGACAACAAGTATGACCCACTTAGATAACCGTTGTGTGACCTACTCGGGTTATCGTTGtgtgatattttattgattttgttggatttattttatCGAGATCTTTTCGATAATACCGGTGGTGtcgtaattaaaattcaatgtatttctattattttttttctctctctcttctcttttctagtTTACAacttatttgataatttttttaaatgttattgttctaaataacaagaaaagttataaatatcatatttttcaatcaaaacatataaaatatattattttattttaaaaaaattatattatttcaccaATATTTTTTAGCCTTATTATTCTTACACGGGACCATCCTAAGTTTTGTCCTCAAGTTTTTTAATTACCAGTCAGTCGAGTTGTTCTTAAATTGACCAAGTTGATTgattcatatcaaaataactctcacatagtttaattttaaacttagaCTAAACAAAACATTGGATCGCGATGTTTTATTTATGTcaacttcatctttttttctcattcataCTCGAGACTTTTTGcaccaaaaatataaattattttttgtcaaatctagtaaatcatattaaaacaactctcaaattatttaatttaaaacatgagTTACACAAGTTTAAAACATAGACCACACAAGGAGTATAATTAAGATGGGAATAGAATTAAGATGTTTCAAAGTTGACataagatttaataataatattaaataattttaaatcactTGATATGTTCaaactttatatttgttaaggGAGGatctaaagtgttttttatttaaaaatacattaaaataatttttttattttataaaaaatatttttaaaatcaacacattaaaaatatatatatatatatatatatatatatatatatatatatatatatatatatatatatatatatatatctattccCAAACATACTCCTGAGGCAACCATAATAAGGCGCGGGAGTAGATTTGATagaatttaaagcaaaaactgGCTTTGTCAATTTAACAGTTGAGGACAAGGTTGGCTTAAAAACTCTAGGTGTAAGAAAAGTTGAATGCATCAACATTGCATGTgagaatattaaaagaaactccAGGTgtcatttacaaaaaaaaaaaaacctcattggCGTGtttagatgaaaatgaaaaatatattttttataaaaaatatatattatatccaATAGGACCCGATCGCTAGTTAACCCAAGATATTTTCCCCGtcttttttagattgaattttttatttccagtTTTTTTATCCGCTGCCAGATGCAAAAGTCTGCAAATAGGATACACGATTCACTATCCAAGTTTAACAAGTTTGATTGACACGTCATACTACAACAACATCTCTTTATTAATCTTTAAGCAGCATCCAATAGCTCAGCCAATTATAAATGGATGGCAAAAGAGCTCTTGAGCCTCAGTATACCTTCAAACCTTGATCCCATCCAATCAGGGCCTGCAATTTTATGAAGCTAGATAAAATGAAGAATGCGAAACAATTAGTATAGCATATAGTGCATGTACCTGCTGTGTTCATTCACTACAGGCAAGGGTATCGATCCTTGAAAGAAGAGGCAGCTCGATCAAATAAGAGACATTTCAAGAAAACCTTGACACAGAATCTTCATCCATTGTCCAAACAAATCCAGGCATGTCAAACCTAGGCCCCGCAATGGTTCTGTATATATAAAGCTTCTCAACAGGGCAGCTTTCCGGCCTCAAATCTGGAGGTCCCCTCTCATCAATAACTTCAACATTGAGTCTAGGCATCTTCTGACCCAGCAGCTTACATGCTCTGAAACTCACAGAGCAAGAAGACATCCAAAGGGATCGCATTGTCTCCAGCTTTGCAGCATTGGCCAAAAGAGCTTTGTCACCAAAGGGACAATCCCTTATCTCTAGTTTGCAAAGCTTTTCGCACCCAGACAACACATGGTGGAGTCCCAGATCACTATCCCCAGCAAATGCCACAGATAGCATCTCTAACTTCTTGGCATAAGTTCCAATGTACTCAAACACGCGATCAGTCAATAGACCTGAGAGGGAAAGACGCCGGAGATCCTTGTAGTTTTCAACAATGGCTCCAAAACCCAAATCCAGAGGCTGGAGTGTTTGATAATCAGGAGCCCGTGGTTCAATAATACAAAGACGAAAGCAAGTCATACTTGGACGGTTCTTTGCTATTGTAACTAGGGCAGCATTAGTCATTTGACGGCAAAAGTACAGAACTGAATGAAGCTTGGGACAGCCTTCAGAGACAGAGACAAGGCCCCTTTCTGTCAAGGATACATTTGGTTCCGCACCATATGGGTCAGATGGAAACACCCTCAACTCTGTCAGGTCCTTGCAACATGCTGCAAGAGCTTCGAGTCCAATGTCTTCAATGTAATCCAGCACCTGCATTCATGCCCATTATTAgcttaagaacaaaaacagcaggattttgtttctatttttttggaataaaaagaGGAAACCGAAACTTGAGTCACATAGATGCAAAGCAACATCCATACATGGTTCTGCAACAGCAATTAAAGTGGCAcccatataaaaaattgaaagcaaaaattGACAAATGAGCTAGCAAACATCTAGCTCTCACAATAAACTCTAGCTTTTCTAGAAATTGTGCCTCCTGCCAAGTGTACAAGGGAAGAGGTattcagaaataaaaattatgatagaaCTTAAAATTCCAAGGTAAAACTAACCCATAAGCGCTGCAAACTTGGGCATTGACTGACAAGCTTAATGAGATCAGCGCCTTGTATATTAGCATACCTCAAGTTGAGTGATGTTAAGCCAGAACAAACAGGATAAACTGCTGGAAGGTAACCTGGAAAAACATTCCAAAACCCAGATAGGCTCCTCAGTTCTTTACACCCAGAAAAAGCTCCTGCCAGGTTTGAGAATACATCAGGCTGCAACTCGGCTGAGTAAGCACCTGTGCCCAATTCAACCAGTTGTGGTGCACCGCGAAGAAGATTGGCAAGCTTGTCAAGGGGCACAGCATGGTTGAGCCGAAGAGTCTTCAGATCAGGACACCGGCCTACCAGGCGCTCCAGAGCTGAGAAACTAACCTCAGCCCCCAAGCAGGAAATATTAAGAGACGCGAGTGATGTAAACGAGTCAGGAAAGCGGCTCAACCACTGCCCACTTGGATCATCCACCTCACTCTCTCGCAAATCCAGCCCCCTCAGATTCCTGCAAACAAGTTTACTAaattactaataataaaaactacGATAATAGAAGTTTAAACAAGTTCAACCACGGTGTGAGAGAAAGAAAACTGATAAAACCATAATTTGGTACAAAATTAGAACTTCATCACTGTCCTTATCATTGAAAATGATGGCATCCTTAATAAAGTTGCTTTCTTAATCATGTAATTATGTTTTGTGccaataatcataaattaaaaaaaaatcatcaaaatcactttaacaaattaaaactgGGTTTGAGTTCAGACAGCTCAAAGAGGGgcaaatgaaataaatagagagaaTGCAGCAAGTAAGAAACCTGCAATTGGCCGCAACGGCAGCAAGTCCATCAGTAGAGAAACCCTCACAAGACGAAAGCACCAAAAccttaaaattcttaaaactcTTAGCAATCACCTTCAAACTCTCATCTGAAACCACCATCCTCTCCAAACTAATCTCTTCCAACCACGGATACGCAGTAGCCAACGCCGCGATCCAAGGGTAAACACAACCTCCCCAACCGTCAGGCACCAAACTAAAGTCCGCAAAGTGCGGCTTTCCTTTGAGCTCCACCGATCTGAGCTCCGGAAACCTCCTTATAACCATCTCCGGCCTCACCGCATAACAGTTACCTACAAATATCCTCTTCCTACACCACCTCTCTATCTCGTACCACGACTTACACACCAGCGATACGGCGTTCCTGTCTTTGTCGTTTGTGATAAAAGACAACACATGCTGTAGCACTTCCTCCGGGAACGAATTCGCCTTTCTCAACATTATCAAAGCCTAAGCAAACGCTGCCGAGTGAGATTTGCAGAGTGAGtgagttttggattttttttaagagtgaCTGGATGATGATATTAGATTTTAACTAACTATGGTAAAACAAGGAGGATGTCGAGTGAGATTAAGACACGTGAAGAGTAGTTAAGGTTGGCCGTTGGATGAGCGGTGGTAGAAAGAAAAGGGCGGCGATCTTAATGTCCCACTTGGCATCCAGTCTaactatgtttttaatatttttttaaattctttagtttaatttttttcatgtgtttttaaattttttgatatattgatattaaaaattattttaaaaaatacatatattatttaatatatttttaaataaaaaaataatttttattataattttaaacagtCCCTCGTATGTAAGGTTGGGCACGACGAAAACGGTTACCTCAACTCTTTTAATTTACTGTGAGAAGAGAATGATGTGGAGAAACATGAATAATTAGTTTTGTACACTTGttttatattgagttatttcttttaattaaaaaaaatatataaattttttaatatataaaaatattaatcatgaTTCACCATAAATCTAGTTacttaaattgatatttaattaaaaaataactaagattaagatatttaatttcacaaTATAGATTATATATTAAGTTGTATTCaataactatgttttttaaattatattatttatttaattgaatgattatttatatgaatagaatataaaaagaatctcaaataaaagtgaaataaataaaactataaaacaacttaataataaataatcaaactaaaaaaataaaaatttaagtaagCCCGCGTGAAACCGACAACCTTGTTTCCATGGGCACATGAGTTGAGATAaaacaacttaataataaataatcaaactaaaaaaataaaaatttaagtaagCCCGCGTGAAACCGACAACCTTGTTTCCATGGGCACATGAGTTGAGATTACAATAGTCAACTGTCAATCCAACACTACCAAATGCAACCCCCTTTCCAGAGTGTACGGACTGCTTCTAGTAAAAAAGAGTACTGGGCTCGTTTGCATAACGATAACgatgtaatatttgttttttttattattattaatataagaaTTCCATCACTTATATAtatttcgattaattttatgaattttaaaattaataactatgtaAGTTTTCAATAGCtatcaaaaaattcaaactcatgATTATTAGGAAGCAAACTCAATATCTAACCAGTTGAGCTACCTCTCAAGATtaatatttgcattatttgatattgcatgatttgtttgATTCGTTAAACTTGATtaagataaatattataaataatagtgaataaaaagttaaataaataaatattataggtTGGATATgagttgagatttttaaaa harbors:
- the LOC7491324 gene encoding stress response protein NST1 isoform X1; this translates as MKKKNPSNREDDREKTNGPKSMVNKRKKNMKRLGGAAGLSLEAFVNAKSNTSSSFSNPALIKKQREFYKNAKYVSKFKKKLKQQHQPNELHSDVRPSEAENENREGSKMMNKNKRSKNSLKELYEKRREEEEKARIEREAILKAKKEERERSESRRKAAREKMFKKTRHGQPVMKYRIEHLLQLVQGSNGNSTDKNL
- the LOC7491324 gene encoding uncharacterized protein LOC7491324 isoform X2, whose amino-acid sequence is MKKKNPSNREDDREKTNGPKSMVNKRKKNMKRLGGAAGLSLEAFVNAKSNTSSSFSNPALIKKQREFYKNAKYVSKFKKKLKQQHQPNELHSDAENENREGSKMMNKNKRSKNSLKELYEKRREEEEKARIEREAILKAKKEERERSESRRKAAREKMFKKTRHGQPVMKYRIEHLLQLVQGSNGNSTDKNL
- the LOC7491325 gene encoding protein TRANSPORT INHIBITOR RESPONSE 1, with product MLRKANSFPEEVLQHVLSFITNDKDRNAVSLVCKSWYEIERWCRKRIFVGNCYAVRPEMVIRRFPELRSVELKGKPHFADFSLVPDGWGGCVYPWIAALATAYPWLEEISLERMVVSDESLKVIAKSFKNFKVLVLSSCEGFSTDGLAAVAANCRNLRGLDLRESEVDDPSGQWLSRFPDSFTSLASLNISCLGAEVSFSALERLVGRCPDLKTLRLNHAVPLDKLANLLRGAPQLVELGTGAYSAELQPDVFSNLAGAFSGCKELRSLSGFWNVFPGYLPAVYPVCSGLTSLNLRYANIQGADLIKLVSQCPSLQRLWVLDYIEDIGLEALAACCKDLTELRVFPSDPYGAEPNVSLTERGLVSVSEGCPKLHSVLYFCRQMTNAALVTIAKNRPSMTCFRLCIIEPRAPDYQTLQPLDLGFGAIVENYKDLRRLSLSGLLTDRVFEYIGTYAKKLEMLSVAFAGDSDLGLHHVLSGCEKLCKLEIRDCPFGDKALLANAAKLETMRSLWMSSCSVSFRACKLLGQKMPRLNVEVIDERGPPDLRPESCPVEKLYIYRTIAGPRFDMPGFVWTMDEDSVSRFS